One Bombus pyrosoma isolate SC7728 linkage group LG7, ASM1482585v1, whole genome shotgun sequence genomic window carries:
- the LOC122569731 gene encoding geranylgeranyl pyrophosphate synthase: MEQNKKTPYSHSGDKEEDEILLLPVTYILQIPGKQIRAKLIQAFNYWLKIPQDKFHAVRDIIQLLHTSSLLIDDIQDNSVLRRGIPVAHNIYGVASTINASNYGLFIALEKVMALNHPEGTQVYLQQLLELHRGQGMELYWRDNYMCPSETAYKQMIIRKTGGLFNMAIRLMQLFSDSKEDYVSLVSMLGLYFQIRDDYCNLCVKEYALNKSYCEDLSEGKFSFPIIHALRTHPEDRQILSILRQRTKDNEVKRYCVNLLEKFGSFAYTRTVLEDMDKEVRKKIQCLGGNPLLVRLLDELMNWKHHDS; encoded by the exons ATGgagcaaaataaaaagacaccTTACTCGCATTCCGGTGACAAGGAGGAAGATGAG ATATTATTGCTACCAGTTACTTACATTCTCCAAATTCCTGGGAAACAAATCAGGGCCAAATTAATACAAGCTTTCAATTACTGGTTAAAAATACCGCAAGATAAGTTCCACGCTGTCAGAGATATTATACAGCTACTTCATACCTCCAGTCTCCT aATTGATGACATTCAAGATAATTCAGTTTTAAGAAGGGGCATTCCTGTAGCTCATAATATTTATGGTGTAGCAAGTACAATAAATGCTTCAAATTATGGTTTATTTATCGCTTTAGAAAAAGTAATGGCTTTAAATCATCCTGAG gGTACTCAAGTATATTTGCAGCAGTTATTAGAACTTCATAGAGGTCAGGGTATGGAACTGTATTGGAGAGATAATTATATGTGTCCCTCTGAAACAGCGTATAAACAAATGATAATCCGAA AAACTGGTGGGCTTTTTAATATGGCTATAAGATTAATGCAATTATTTTCCGACTCTAAAGAAGATTACGTATCTTTAGTTAGTATGTTAGGACTTTACTTCCAAATTCGAGATGATTACTGTAACCTGTGTGTAAAAGAG tatgcccttaataaaagttattgcGAAGATCTCTCAGAaggaaaatttagttttccCATTATACATGCTTTACGGACTCATCCAGAAGATAGACAAATATTAA GTATTCTTAGACAACGCACTAAGGATAACGAGGTAAAACGGTATTGTGTTAACTTGCTAGAAAAGTTTGGATCTTTTGCCTACACAAGAACCGTATTGGAAGATATGGACAAAGAAGTAAGGAAGAAGATTCAATGTCTAGGTGGAAATCCTTTATTAGTACGACTGTTAGATGAATTGATGAACTGGAAACATCATGATTCTTAG